A genomic region of Vitis vinifera cultivar Pinot Noir 40024 chromosome 7, ASM3070453v1 contains the following coding sequences:
- the LOC104879845 gene encoding diacylglycerol O-acyltransferase 3, translating to MELSAAVASRPVLVRFHGAACSSDSSPSLSTLYLRPRNFSGFDLSSGIAVSGQLQGYVSPRAMGKEREKKKDKEKNLTLKKWLAKDLATFSDMVSGVANGNCSVDEEDERKMMKEATEVLFGQSREMRSEGKKLKRKRKGKEALMKLMTINSEFELDSSDSSENPSEEAIYMSLLRGETIKQSKDNYEPQQAVHQEAISAKPGLPTQEENKSVESGIRDLNVQNLGGEGSGSDGQNNTNRVGESKTRIEVCMGGKCRKLGAAMLLEEFQRQVGTKAGVVPCKCMGRCRDGPNVKGVEEVGWGSCSKSSSHWCGVGLDEISVIVADLSDGRSNKPHDQVPPA from the exons ATGGAGTTGTCCGCCGCGGTAGCTTCACGACCAGTACTTGTGCGCTTTCACGGCGCCGCCTGTTCTTCCGATTCCTCTCCATCTCTTTCTACTCTATATCTCAGACCCAGAAATTTTTCTGGGTTTGATCTGAGTTCTGGCATTGCCGTCTCTGGTCAGTTGCAGGGTTATGTTTCGCCCAGGGCAATGggaaaggagagagagaagaagaaagacaaGGAGAAGAATTTGACATTGAAGAAATGGCTGGCCAAAGATTTGGCTACGTTTTCTGACATGGTTTCCGGCGTAGCGAATGGGAATTGTTCGGTGGATGAAGAAGACGAAAGGAAGATGATGAAG GAAGCAACAGAGGTCCTGTTTGGACAATCTCGAGAGATGAGATCAGAGGGAAAGAAGctgaagaggaagagaaaaggaaaggagGCCCTGATGAAGTTGATGACAATCAACTCTGAGTTTGAATTAGACTCATCAGATTCAAGTGAAAACCCAAGCGAGGAGGCGATCTACATGAGCCTCTTAAGAGGTGAAACAATAAAACAATCAAAAGATAATTATGAACCACAGCAGGCAGTTCACCAAGAAGCAATATCAGCTAAACCCGGCTTACCTACTCAAGAAGAGAATAAGTCAGTGGAATCTGGGATTAGAGACCTCAATGTGCAAAATCTTGGAGGAGAAGGCAGTGGAAGTGATGgtcaaaataatacaaatagaGTTGGGGAATCGAAAACAAGGATTGAGGTTTGCATGGGTGGCAAATGTAGGAAATTGGGAGCCGCCATGCTGCTGGAAGAATTTCAAAGGCAGGTTGGAACAAAAGCGGGTGTTGTCCCATGCAAGTGCATGGGAAGGTGCAGGGATGGCCCTAATGTAAAGGGTGTTGAGGAGGTAGGATGGGGTTCCTGTAGCAAATCCTCTTCACATTGGTGTGGTGTGGGTTTGGATGAGATCAGCGTGATTGTTGCAGATTTATCTGACGGTAGGAGCAACAAGCCTCATGATCAGGTGCCCCCCGCCTGA
- the LOC100265766 gene encoding uncharacterized protein LOC100265766 — MDEETSSLPPMRLMNFISEEQLDESKKARGERADDGTAQRDRPLFEILKENKDKRDAEFNERFKHRPPKALDEDETEFLDNLEMSRRDYEQQMAEEEAQQLRSFQAAVAAQSTIVHELKDTPPAPKVQEQKPVVRKNPPSHRLGMIIKVKPQAKKAKVDPANSEGSEIVKTPSIDTEKPSDLEKKYSVDTDEAHDVPANGLVSYSDESEEDD; from the exons ATGGACGAAGAAACCTCTAGTCTTCCTCCAATGAGGTTGATGAATTTCATCTCCGAGGAGCAG TTGGATGAATCTAAGAAAGCAAGGGGTGAACGAGCAGATGACGGCACTGCGCAGAGGGATAGACCCCTCTTCGAG ATATTAAAGGAGAATAAGGACAAGCGAGATGCCGAATTTAATGAGCGGTTCAAGCACA GACCGCCAAAAGCTTTGGATGAAGATGAGACTGAGTTTCTTGATAACCTGGAGATG TCAAGGAGGGACTATGAACAGCAAATGGCAGAAGAAGAAGCCCAACAGCTCCGTAGTTTCCAG GCAGCAGTGGCAGCACAGTCTACCATTGTACATGAACTGAAGGATACACCCCCTGCTCCTAAAGTCCAG GAGCAGAAACCAGTTGTCAGGAAGAATCCGCCTTCTCACCGGTTAGGTATGATTATCAAAGTCAAGCCACAAGCCAAGAAAGCGAAGGTGGATCCAGCAAACTCAGAAGGGTCAGAAATTGTGAAAACACCTAGCATTGATACAGAAAAACCTTCAGACCTGGAGAAAAAATATAGTGTTGATACTGATGAGGCCCATGATGTACCTGCAAACGGTCTGGTTTCATACAGCGATGAAAGTGAGGAAGATGATTAA